A genomic segment from Diceros bicornis minor isolate mBicDic1 chromosome 5, mDicBic1.mat.cur, whole genome shotgun sequence encodes:
- the FURIN gene encoding furin — MELRPWLLWVVAAAVALVLLAADARGQKVFTNTWAVRIPGGPAVADSVARKHGFLNLGQIFGDYYHFWHRAVTKRSLSPHRLRHSRLQREPQVQWLEQQVAKQRTKRDVYQEPTDPKFPQQWYLSGVTQRDLNVKDAWAQGYTGHGIVVSILDDGIEKNHPDLAGNYDPGASFDVNDQDPDPQPRYTQMNDNRHGTRCAGEVAAVANNGVCGVGVAYNARIGGVRMLDGEVTDAVEARSLGLNPNHIHIYSASWGPEDDGKTVDGPARLAEEAFLRGVSQGRGGLGSIFVWASGNGGREHDSCNCDGYTNSIYTLSISSATQLGNVPWYSEACSSTLATTYSSGNQNEKQIVTTDLRQKCTESHTGTSASAPLAAGIIALTLEANKNLTWRDMQHLVVQTSKPAHLNANDWATNGVGRKVSHSYGYGLLDAGAMVALAQNWTTVAPQRKCIIDILTEPKDIGKRLEVRKTVTACLGEPSHITRLEHAQARLTLSYNRRGDLAIHLVSPMGTRSTLLAARPHDYSADGFNDWAFMTTHSWDEDPSGEWVLEIENTSEANNYGTLTKFTLVLYGTAPEGLPMPPESSGCKTLTSSQACVVCEEGFSLHQKSCVQRCPPGFAPQVLNTHYSTENDVETIRASVCAPCHASCATCQGPAPTDCLSCPSHASLDPVEQTCSRQSQSSRESPQQQPPRQPPEVEAEPHLRAGLLPSHLPEVVAGLSCAFIVLVFVTVFLVLQLRSGFSFRGVKVYTMDRGLISYKGLPPEAWQEECPSDSEEDEGRGERTAFIKDQSAL; from the exons ATGGAGCTGAGGCCCTGGTTGCTATGGGTGGTAGCAGCAGCAGTAGCCTTGGTCCTGCTAGCAGCCGATGCCCGTGGTCAGAAAGTCTTCACCAACACCTGGGCCGTGCGGATTCCTGGAGGCCCGGCCGTGGCTGACAGCGTGGCACGCAAGCATGGCTTCCTCAACCTGGGACAG ATCTTCGGCGACTATTACCACTTCTGGCATCGAGCAGTGACAAAGCGGTCCCTGTCACCTCACCGCCTGCGGCACAGCcggctgcagagggagcctcaA GTCCAGTGGCTGGAGCAGCAGGTGGCAAAGCAACGGACCAAACGGGACGTGTACCAGGAGCCCACGGACCCCAAGTTTCCCCAGCAGTGGTACCTG TCTGGCGTCACCCAGCGGGACCTGAACGTGAAGGATGCCTGGGCCCAGGGCTACACGGGACACGGTATTGTGGTCTCCATTCTGGATGATGGCATCGAGAAGAACCACCCAGACTTGGCAGGCAATTAT GATCCTGGGGCCAGCTTCGATGTCAATGACCAGGACCCTGACCCCCAGCCTCGGTACACACAGATGAATGACAACAG GCATGGCACACGGTGTGCGGGCGAGGTGGCTGCGGTGGCCAACAATGGCGTCTGTGGCGTAGGCGTGGCCTACAATGCCCGTATTGGAG GGGTGCGCATGCTAGATGGCGAAGTGACAGATGCAGTGGAGGCACGCTCGCTGGGCCTGAACCCCAACCACATCCACATCTACAGCGCCAGCTGGGGCCCCGAAGACGACGGCAAGACTGTGGATGGGCCAGCCCGCCTCGCCGAGGAGGCCTTCTTGCGAGGGGTTAGCCAG GGCCGTGGGGGGCTAGGCTCCATCTTCGTCTGGGCCTCAGGGAACGGGGGCCGGGAGCACGACAGCTGCAATTGCGACGGCTACACCAACAGCATCTACACGCTGTCCATCAGCAGTGCCACGCAGCTCGGCAATGTGCCCTGGTACAGCGAGGCCTGCTCATCCACACTGGCCACGACCTATAGCAGCGGCAACCAAAACGAGAAGCAGATT GTGACCACTGATTTGCGGCAGAAGTGTACAGAGTCTCACACGGGCAcctcagcctctgcccctctggcAGCCGGCATCATTGCTCTCACCCTGGAGGCCAA TAAGAACCTCACCTGGCGGGACATGCAGCACCTGGTGGTTCAGACCTCAAAGCCAGCCCACCTCAATGCTAACGATTGGGCCACTAATGGTGTGGGCCGGAAAG TGAGCCATTCATATGGCTATGGGTTGTTGGACGCAGGTGCCATGGTGGCCCTGGCCCAGAACTGGACAACGGTGGCCCCCCAGCGGAAGTGCATCATCGACATCCTCACTGAACCCAA GGACATCGGGAAGCGGCTAGAGGTGCGGAAGACTGTGACCGCCTGCCTGGGGGAGCCCAGCCATATCACACGGCTGGAGCATGCTCAGGCGCGGCTCACCCTGTCCTACAATCGCCGCGGCGACCTGGCCATCCACCTGGTCAGCCCCATGGGCACCCGCTCCACCCTGCTGGCTGCCAG GCCACATGACTACTCTGCAGATGGGTTTAATGACTGGGCCTTCATGACGACCCATTCCTGGGATGAGGACCCCTCTGGCGAGTGGGTCTTAGAGATTGAAAACACCAGCGAAGCCAACAACTATG GGACACTGACCAAGTTCACCCTCGTGCTGTATGGCACGGCCCCCGAGGGACTGCCCATGCCTCCTGAAAGCAGCGGCTGCAAGACCCTCACGTCCAGCCAGGCCTGTGTGG TGTGCGAGGAAGGCTTCTCCCTGCACCAGAAGAGCTGTGTCCAGCGCTGCCCACCAGGCTTCGCTCCCCAAGTCCTCAATACACACTATAGCACCGAGAATGACGTGGAGACCATCCGGGCCAGCGTCTGCGCCCCCTGCCACGCCTCGTGTGCCAcatgccaggggccggcccccacagacTGCCTCAGCTGCCCCAGCCACGCCTCCCTGGACCCTGTGGAGCAGACGTGCTCCCGGCAGAGCCAGAGCAGCCGCGAGTCCCCACAGCAGCAGCCACCCCGGCAGCccccagaggtggaggcagagccACACCTGCGGGCAGGGCTGCTGCCCTCACACCTGCCCGAGGTGGTGGCCGGGCTCAGCTGCGCCTTCATCGTGCTGGTCTTCGTCACTGTCTTCCTGGTCCTGCAGCTGCGCTCTGGCTTCAGCTTCCGGGGGGTGAAGGTGTACACCATGGACCGGGGCCTCATCTCCTACAAGGGACTGCCCcccgaggcctggcaggaggagtGCCCGTCCGACTCAGAAGAGGACGAGGGCCGGGGCGAGAGGACCGCCTTTATCAAAGATCAGAGCGCCCTCTGA